Proteins encoded in a region of the Uloborus diversus isolate 005 chromosome 1, Udiv.v.3.1, whole genome shotgun sequence genome:
- the LOC129225182 gene encoding uncharacterized protein LOC129225182 — translation MDIRTWRKIYLYILVLFLPFCAGTHQAFYYHNDQYPIRSPYVEDSRSFMHQLHFPEELRNHPLWDSFWDVYNYDGPHQQSGAPAIQTFSFEDQPRNEYQIPRRDRHRSLPDPGVIRDEAYQRYKDYFFGRFGSNFLE, via the coding sequence aGGAAGATTTATCTATACATATTAGTGCTCTTTCTGCCATTTTGTGCTGGAACTCACCAAGCATTTTACTACCACAATGACCAGTATCCAATTCGAAGTCCTTACGTAGAAGACAGCAGGTCTTTCATGCATCAACTTCACTTTCCTGAGGAACTCCGCAATCATCCCCTGTGGGATTCTTTTTGGGATGTCTACAACTACGACGGTCCTCATCAACAAAGTGGCGCTCCCGCCATTCAGACTTTCAGCTTCGAAGATCAACCAAGGAATGAGTACCAGATACCACGCAGAGATAGGCATAGATCTCTGCCAGACCCTGGAGTAATCAGAGACGAAGCTTACCAGAGATACAAAGACTATTTCTTCGGGAGATTTGGATCGAATTTCTTAGAGTGA